The genomic interval tggggtggggaatgataggacacctttagcacataacatccaaataacctgatagtgtgttttaaaaaaattaacagcggtctatggaagtcgtgaggataccattttataattctttgaatgttctttgttgactGCTctatgggacgagaaaatagaataaaaaaggtgacccattcaaccccaccctactatatgtatccATACAACACTTACGCCTATCCCTGTTGAGTGTATCACTGTTCCCCATGTCTCGTGCAACAACACGTAAGGTCTCACACTTTGTAGCGAACGACCCCACTCTAAAATTAAACCACATCCATTATAAAGGCTAAAGAAgacattaaacagaatacatataaattttaatggcGTATACTGTTCAGAGTTATATACGGAGTAAGTGAGGACTTTGTCCCATAAAGTACATTTCGTTTAATATACTTCTTAGATATGAAAAACTCTGCCATGAATACTTTTTACATCGAAGAATGTGTTTcggtaatataatatacaaatcttTATAGTTATAATTTCGGCcttcaaattatattttcatattgaGTTAAAGTTGCGTTTCAGGGTGCCGGTGAGTTAAAGTATACTACTTATGCTGCCCTGTTATCTTTATTTAACGTTATAAGTTAAGTTAACCTCGTATTACCCAAGCATACATTGATTAATCACATTAATTACTTCTTTATACAAACTATTAGTAATGTAGagaagaaacaaacaaaaactcaaAGCACGTACATATTTTGGCCGCGAAGACAACTTTCAATGGCTGACTGTTCGTGGCGGTTTGTTGTGTACCATGTCCTTCCATGCCTTGTGTTAATGCCCGCCACTGTTGCAACGAAGCATGCAGCCAAGACTACACAATACATATTTGCATGCGTAAGAGATTTAGAAGCTAAAATATctgaagaaaataaaattgattaaataaaatagtcGCATACGTGACACTTATGTCTATTTCACtgaattaaaaatactaataaGCAAAATAATACATGTAAGGCGTCATTCCatttttagattaaatatTGCAGAGTTCTGCTGCAAAACCTGAAATGCTGCCGCCATAGACACAACGCATTGGTAAGGTAATTCTATAATAGTATAAACTGCAACACGTTCCTTTTAGATCAGATTCGTTGCAGTCTGGAACCAACTTGCCCCGCGCACTACTTTTATAAACCCCTTTCCAAAAAAGGCAGTCAAGTTCATACAGGCCCTGAGCTGCGTGAAACCCGACGCGCGAACGGTGTAAAACCACGGGTCGCGAACTTTGCAAACGAGTTCTGCTAAGCTGGTGGGGGAGTGCGGGCAAACGGAACTAAATTTCTGCTCATTAGACATTATACCATTGTCGGTTGTGATAAAACACAGCTGCTTATGTATACTTCTAAACCTCCTCTTTGCTGATAAAGACGCTAAAtgccaattgctccaacccggtggCCACTAGATTGTCCAGAAAAAAAGTCATAAACACTAAATCACtcaaaaaaaaacctaaattttaacttttcagctggtacgaggtgtatgatacagaacacctgtgttataacgactgtcgttttcctgccacgccAGAATAAACCAAGTTACAATCAGTGTAAAAAGCAAACAAGATTAAATATTTCCATTTGACTTTGCACCTAGAgtcaatatttgtttataacatttattgtCATTTAATAATACACGACATAAGTGCCCGTCATATAGCTCTACATCGTAATGTACTCTGTTAACAGTTCATTTCTCCTAGGTAAATGTTCcaatacatataataaaacaaaatgaaaccGTCATGATACTGTATATGGTCGGGTAAATGTGGCCCACGGTAAGAtaagatatttttttacatttctttaatATGTGGAAAATGGTATAATAATGAAATGCTTATTTTAATACTcgctaaaaaatattaaaattgccAAAATTTTGTGGCAAAATTTTGCAGCGTCTTGCGACTTCAAATCATCAATCAAGTACTAATCCAGTAATAGTGTATAATAAAATGGGCtaaaatatttcgtacagtttgatttgtCATAAATTTAGTGTTAATAATTCTGagtattgaaatatttataaaaaataactgatTAACTCAAAACGTGGCTTTGTCGTGCCTGGTAACCAGGGGATTGCATTTTTATCGGTAAACTATCAAGTCGGTACTGCTTATAAAATGTCACGAGAAAATGATTTCACTTGGTATACCATAAATTAAACATGGTTACGTTCATTGCCCTGATGCATCATCAAATCGAAATCGGttacaacaatttaaaatgttccCGCCAAGATAAAAATCCGCGTCTAGACGCTACAACCCTTATCTGACTTTAACATTATCTTTAGAGCCGATAATTACCACAACATAGAACAACGTGATAGGATAACGCTTGTGAGATCTTAACTTTCGTATTTAGGGTTTGCTGAATCATGTTATACCACGCCGGAGAATTGTCCTTGGGCAATGTGCGGTAACTTTTGTGGTAAATTTACGTCATGTGACATTAACGACCTTTATACTATTTAGAAACTGTAACATTTACACCAACACAATATGGACTTAGTTACGTTCAAATAATTAGATGTCTACGCCTAtgcttaatatatataaatttaacttacattatcctcacgtgaccggaaaacaacagtcgttataacacgggtgttctcaTACACCAcctgccagcttacaagttatcaactatgttactttgtgggtgattattttgaaatgtttaaagcGGCAACCCTGCGTAAGTAGGAAACAGCGCGATGCGATTCGCCATAtctcattgtgggcgtatgtgtccttgggcaagacacttaacggctattgctccaacccatgggtcactaatgggttgtccaaactatcagccatacataaaaaaataaaaaaatccaaaataataatcacccacaaagtaacatacatggtaactagtaagctggcacgaggtgttaaacccgtgttataacgactgtcgttttccggccacgcgaggataaagtaagttacattcattcattttttacattcatatagAAAACCATACTGCGGTTAAAAACAGCAACACCATTATATAATTCACAACTTCCCACTGAAAAATTCCAACCAATCAACCGACACATTCAACGCCAGCGTCTTTAAGAACAACAACCCACAATTTCTGGTCAGTCCCGGGAAAATTGAATCGCATTTGTGGCGCTAACACAGAGTTGCGGCGTTATAGAAGCAGCTTGTATACAAACAATATGGCGATAAATCCAAGGCAATTGTAATGAAAGTTTGTTTGCTGGGAGCAAAACAGAGAGTTTTCTAAATACCAAAGCCATGTAAGTAACCTTATTCAAACACAACATATAGGAAACGGTTAACCCTTAATAAACTCTATAACTCGCTTTGCCCCATAAGaataattaaagaataaacTCGCCAAACAACAGTGATAACCTTACAGCTACATAGCTAACACGtggaaataaaatgaaaggcaaaacacaaaaattgaGGAATACCAATTTCAATTAACGTGGAATGCAAGAAGCGCTGGTATTCGCAACGACTTACTCGaaggaatttaaaataaagttgtagTTTAAAATGAGTATTCGAAAAAAGCATCAAGACACAAGcatatacttttataaattaaaacggTTAATTCTTCGATGGCCATAGCGTGTAAAAACTAGCGTAGAACCATTGATTGCGACCACGTCGCCTCCACGGCATCGCACTATACGGCAGTATCATAGGCTCTATACTTCTGTATTTTACTAATCTACCCTATATTTCCTTTCATGATCAATTGTGTTGCCAAGTTCGGGGTATTTCTTCGCATTTTATTTCTGACCTTTTTGCTTCCATTTATCTCCGCGTCTTTTCATCACAGATCGCTAACCTTCCTTCTCGTTAAACTTGCTTTCTTTACAATGTCacgtaaattgttaaaaagagACTTTAAACCAGTGACTCATCTCTTGATTTCAAAGTGTAATAATGcgcattttacaaaaaaactgtaCCAGTCATTTATAATCATACGTTTCCATTCATTTTTACCtctaacatttattttaaacactaaCTTAAAATGACAAGCTTCCATGCTCTTCCATTAAGGCTGCTCTCTCTTATTACCCTTGTCGTCATTCGGGTAAAATAAACCGCAGAAGCGCTATGAATGTACGTATGTTGATTGTATACACAACCTGTTATGAATTTATTACGCGGAGGAATAATTTTGCGCCTAGCAATTTTTTTGTACTACGGTTCGCACATTACAATATCGTATTTTTAAGCAACAATAACTGCAGTGAACTCACTTgtccatacattaaaaaaagatataattTTACTGCACAAAAATAGCGGTCTTATTATATCTCCGGGTTTTATCTTAAGAAGTTCTGCATATAGTGCATTAAAATCTACATTCTGTGTTTCTACTTAAGAGCAATGATAGTGCAGTAACATCTACAGCCAATAAATTAACGTCCAAGTCTAACCTTGGCAATTCCACAACAGGGTATAGatgtatattaaaattaacaaaatgtatCAAAACCGTTTAAATCTAAGCGAGGAGTTGGCGAAAAAGCGATTTACAATTTCTGATTAATTTTCTATGGAAATTGCAAACACCATTAAATGTTCAGCAGAAAACAGGTCGGTGAAACTTATGTAGCTTTTGGAAGGGATTGGTAATACTGAACAAGCACGTCCCATGCCTTGGGTGCCATGAATCCTTCTGGAAGGCTTTCACCTTCTCTTGCAGTTCTTCTCATCCTGTAAAAAATGAAGCAACTTTAACACAACAGTAAATGATAACTTGCTGCTTTAAATGACTCTTTAGCGCCACCAACTGACTGCCTATGCCTTGCTCATATAGTGTCAACTTTGTAGTCTGCATACCAGTAACGTTTTCACTTTTGGCAAAACTTTTAAGGTATTCTTATTGTTTATTTCGAtaaatttcattgttttacaaCATAACTGCTTTTTGATCTTGCTCTTTCTCTATTATTTTCTCTAATATAAGTATTgcagataatttggacaacccattagtgaccactgggttggagcaatttccgttaggtgtcttgcttaaggacAAATACACTCAAAATTGTATCAGcttgaataaaatacatacacACCTGGTTCCGGAGATGAATTCGAAATTATCATGGTTTTCTGGGTCGTAGAAATCCATTTTCTTGGTCGTCTTGTTGTAAGCAGCAACTCGGAACGGGACAATTTCAAATCGGCCGAGTCCAGGTGCCATTGTAAGTACCTAAAGTTTGGCAAACACTTTTTAATCTGCTACATAACCATTTTCATGAGTAAAGACACTATTAACGGGAAGAATAACAACGGGAAGactaacaaaaaattaaaaatttatgtattaatagaaatgctcaaatgaaatgaaaaagtaccaacaaaaaatcaacctattacaatattacataacaatTTTTACGCCTTAAGACCCTCTTAAATAGGAtaccaatgaaaaaaatatgtgtattgatagaaatgctcaaattGAATGTAAAAGTACCAACAAAAACTGAAGTGATACccttagatcacatttgagcatctctatccACATACAAATTTTGATATTTCATTGCTATGCTCTTTTAAGCTTATTATTACCAAGGTGTCCAAGGTCATTTTTTAATAGAttttctgcaaaataaaacacaaaccttGCGCCCATGGCTGTGGTCGTACAGATCACGCTTTTCGTCGGGATGAGGCATACCAGCTGGATCGCGACCAACAATGTAAAAGTTTGCACCAGTAGCTAGACGAGCTTTTGCGTGCCATTGTACctgattgaataaatgtaaattatttaccaTCGAAGGGCAAgaaaagtcattataacacgggtgttctgtttcatacacctcatctCCATTCCCCGCTTGaattaccacgaatgtaacttagtagGTGGTTATTTTTGAgaaagatttttgtttttttgtttcatgtatgactaataaattgaaaaactCATTAGGGAcgactgggttggagcaattgttgttaagtgtcttgcccaaggacacacatgcccacaatggtagcagtgtatgagccttgaacccccataacctcttggttagaggcaggcgtgctaagtATGAAAACAGGGAAACAACTAATGTGTCGGAGCGGGATAAGCAATATTTATGCAAGTTAAGACTcaaaagaaataacaaactgGTCAtggaaaaatagaaaattataaatcaaACCACAACTGGTTAAGTATGACACTAAACAAGTGGAGTAATAACATAAAGTAATACAAACGAGAGAAAAGTACAAATTACCcataaaatcaaaaacctAAATAATTTTCCCTTTTTAGATGTCTTTAAATACAAAGGAGAGAAAAgtacttttaataattttatatttgttactaGATTCCTACCTCAGTAGGGCCGGCATACATCATTGGAGCAGGGAAGATGGCAACCACTGTTGACTGTGGGTCAAGAACACCTTCTTCCAACACAGCAGAATGTTGCTTCATGCGCACGTCGAGTGGCACGTCATCGGACTTTGTCCAACCACCtggaaaaaagattttaatttaaaactgtataatttaaaaaaaaacagaacggaatattattattctaatttttgagctcacaaacataaaaacgttatacaaatattctgttacttctgctaccaggcacaatgtaaaaaaagcTTTCAAGGGCTCATCTGGTATTAGCCGGATATTGAACATAATTTATCACTTAGTTAAAACGCTCCGAACTCTATGTTTTATGATTCCcacatgttttgcagttttttaatgtttttgcagttttttaatatatatttgtttagttattttatctaaaattcTAATAAATTAAAGCCTAAGTTGTCATAAAAAACTACAGCGAAAAGTTGATTCCCTTATTTTAAtcttctattctattctattctatatgggtaaggtccgcAGCATGGCACGCCTTGGGTCTTACGATTTATGCCAGGATTGGTCCATTATCTCAACACCCAGGCTGCTATTGCATGGACCTTACCAGTTTTTAGACCTTGCCATTTTCCTGGTAGGCGACAAGGGCTTTACTGGTATATTGGTATGTATGGCTTACCAAGTGGGTGCAACAACAGAACTGGGTTTTTGAATCCACGTTCCACCAATTTGCGCTTGGTGTCCTGCATAAGCAGTGCATGTCCGTTGTGGACCGGGTTACGAAGTTGGAAAGCAAACACCGCATCTGCGTTCATCGATTTAAACTTTGCGCGCAGCTCAAGAGGTGTCATCCTGCAAACAGATAATATCAAATTTCAATTGAAATGTAgtttgattatttaaaatattattaaacttgtACAGAAGTGGTTTTAATGTTAGATACTATTAAACTTCTAtcgaaatgttgttttaatttttaaaaagacttGTTCAACTTAATTTTAGTCATAGtgcctttaaaataaaagcaatgtTAATTGCATGGAGTATGCAGTtcactgttttatttcaaaagtGAAATCATTATTCAAGTTATTGACGTTTCAGTCATTGTGGGCAACAACTAAAACagcataaattttattttttaagataCGCAcagtaaaataacatttttcagttcaattgtgacatcatagttacCTGTATTTATCTAAACCATCGCCCCACGTGATTCTTTCCAAGACTTCGATGTCACCTCCACACAACCAATCACCACTTTCCATGATCATCTGTTACAACatttgtgattttattttatttaaaaaaaattcaacttGTACTTTTAAATGAGTCGGCTTTTCAAATGTACCTTTTGTCAgtgtaattaaaaatttgaaacagCAATGTTATACTTTccaaaacttaattttttttgttttctccaAGTTAAAAGGGACAAAAAcagctgtttttattttatgcactGTATTTTCCATGATCATCTGTTagaaaatttctttttcatataaaaagtttaacttttttaaaagagtATTCAAACGCACTTTTTGTcaatgtgaaaaaaaattgaagtaGTTTTCCTAGTTTTATTTGTCTACAAATTAAAACGAACAAAAAACtaacacggatgttttaagtttatgcaCTGTGTGTGTTTTGATTGAACGACTATTTCCTGTCCATTTGTTTTCATTAAGGGatctgtaatataatatttctaaaaacaaaaacagtttatgtTCCTTTTTCtagaaacaaaaacagttatatgttttttaagtaCTAAACCATTTTACATGAATGTGAATGatagtaacttactttatccttgcctggccgaaaaacgagtcattttaaaatagatgttctgttttcatacacataccatatatgttactttgtgtttttttttttttaaatcaccaTACCTTAATATGAGGATGTCCCTTATTAGATGTTCCCCACTGTCTGGAGCATCTTTCTTCTTTCAGGTGAGGATAAAATTCTGGTTTATGAAGAATAGCTTTCACTTGACCATCATACTTGAGTGCGATTGCTTCGgcattctaaaaaaaacatttagaaTGCTACATATGTATTGACTATTTTGTAAGGAATAAAAGAAATTCAACctgctttatccttgtgtggtcgGAAACGggttattctgttttatacacctgcGAGttacaatgaatgtaactttgtgggtaattgttttttttgaacCTACAACCTCGGAGTTAAACCCAACCACGCTAACCAACTTTGCCACGGCTTCGAACAGTTACAAGCAGAAAATACAACAAGCACGAACCTCAACTCTTTCTTTGTCAGCGCTGTGCACAGGTAGCACGATTGGGACAGACTGGTTAATCGGTTCATTCTTAAGCAAGCAGCCGAAGTGTTGGCACTGTAAGAATTCACGTTCGCGCATAAAACCTGTGAGCGGAGTCGCCCAACCCTCGGATAAAACTTGAAGCCACTGCATATCCAGCTGTgaaaatgtagttttatggaaaagtagaaaaaagtttcaaaatcaTACTTGCTAAAAATACTTCCATACAATTTTTCAGATATAAGATTGTtagttttattagttttataagaaagtacaaacaaaaatatttaaaccaatacttgctaaaaatacttttatacaccttttgtttttcgtttttaaagctttgagttatattttggaaaaaaaagaaaaaaaaagaagccAAACTTAAAAGATATCTGTGCACTTTATATATTTGAGTATTTTAGGaggttaaatatgtttttgtttaaaacaccttaGTAATGTCAATTGAAGGAAGAGCTTCTGCTTCTGCTCTCTTCTTCCCAACCTGACTATGTGAGGTAAAGAGTTCCATTACTGGGAGTGTGGTTTCGCATGGGATGATGTTCTGGGAGGAAGACATATTTCTTATTTGAGAATATTAGAATTGAAGACACATTTATAAATTgagaatattaaaaatgaaaacacattAACAAATTGAGAATCtcataatatttaatgcaTTACTGGGAGTGTGGTTTCGCATGGGATGATGTTCTGGGAGGAAGACACATTTATATTTGagaaaattaacaatgaagacacatttataaataaggaaaattaacaatgaagacacatttataaatttagaATAGAAACTATTAACAAGTATGTAACATAAGGTATCtcttttggtttaattttgaGCAACATGgctaaaaaagtaaacatta from Ciona intestinalis chromosome 2, KH, whole genome shotgun sequence carries:
- the asak gene encoding ATP sulfurylase/APS kinase (The RefSeq protein has 1 substitution compared to this genomic sequence), whose product is MASATANHGDDIQEKPPMSSNIVYQQHHVSRDERGQVMGKGAFRGCTVWFTGLSGAGKSTLSMKLEEYLCSKGIPAYSLDGDNIRHGLNKDLGFAPADREENIRRIGEVAKLFADAGVVCLVSFISPYRKDRQSARRVHNKSNLPFIEVFVDTPLQVCEGRDVKGLYKKARQGQIKGFTGIDSPYEPPENAEVVTKTADMPVEDCMMLVVKELMERNIIPCETTLPVMELFTSHSQVGKKRAEAEALPSIDITKLDMQWLQVLSEGWATPLTGFMREREFLQCQHFGCLLKNEPINQSVPIVLPVHSADKERVENAEAIALKYDGQVKAILHKPEFYPHLKEERCSRQWGTSNKGHPHIKMIMESGDWLCGGDIEVLERITWGDGLDKYRMTPLELRAKFKSMNADAVFAFQLRNPVHNGHALLMQDTKRKLVERGFKNPVLLLHPLGGWTKSDDVPLDVRMKQHSAVLEEGVLDPQSTVVAIFPAPMMYAGPTEVQWHAKARLATGANFYIVGRDPAGMPHPDEKRDLYDHSHGRKVLTMAPGLGRFEIVPFRVAAYNKTTKKMDFYDPENHDNFEFISGTRMRRAAREGESLPEGFMAPKAWDVLVQYYQSLPKAT
- the asak gene encoding ATP sulfurylase/APS kinase isoform X4; its protein translation is MSSNIVYQQHHVSRDERGQVMGKGAFRGCTVWFTGLSGAGKSTLSMKLEEYLCSKGIPAYSLDGDNIRHGLNKDLGFAPADREENIRRIGEVAKLFADAGVVCLVSFISPYRKDRDGARISHNQNNLPFIEVYVDTPIMECERRDVKGLYKKARQGIIKGFTGIDSPYEPPENAEVVTKTADMPVEDCMMLVVKELMERNIIPCETTLPVMELFTSHSQVGKKRAEAEALPSIDITKLDMQWLQVLSEGWATPLTGFMREREFLQCQHFGCLLKNEPINQSVPIVLPVHSADKERVENAEAIALKYDGQVKAILHKPEFYPHLKEERCSRQWGTSNKGHPHIKMIMESGDWLCGGDIEVLERITWGDGLDKYRMTPLELRAKFKSMNADAVFAFQLRNPVHNGHALLMQDTKRKLVERGFKNPVLLLHPLGGWTKSDDVPLDVRMKQHSAVLEEGVLDPQSTVVAIFPAPMMYAGPTEVQWHAKARLATGANFYIVGRDPAGMPHPDEKRDLYDHSHGRKVLTMAPGLGRFEIVPFRVAAYNKTTKKMDFYDPENHDNFEFISGTRMRRTAREGESLPEGFMAPKAWDVLVQYYQSLPKAT
- the asak gene encoding ATP sulfurylase/APS kinase isoform X3; this translates as MSSNIVYQQHHVSRDERGQVMGKGAFRGCTVWFTGLSGAGKSTLSMKLEEYLCSKGIPAYSLDGDNIRHGLNKDLGFAPADREENIRRIGEVAKLFADAGVVCLVSFISPYRKDRQSARRVHNKSNLPFIEVFVDTPLQVCEGRDVKGLYKKARQGQIKGFTGIDSPYEPPENAEVVTKTADMPVEDCMMLVVKELMERNIIPCETTLPVMELFTSHSQVGKKRAEAEALPSIDITKLDMQWLQVLSEGWATPLTGFMREREFLQCQHFGCLLKNEPINQSVPIVLPVHSADKERVENAEAIALKYDGQVKAILHKPEFYPHLKEERCSRQWGTSNKGHPHIKMIMESGDWLCGGDIEVLERITWGDGLDKYRMTPLELRAKFKSMNADAVFAFQLRNPVHNGHALLMQDTKRKLVERGFKNPVLLLHPLGGWTKSDDVPLDVRMKQHSAVLEEGVLDPQSTVVAIFPAPMMYAGPTEVQWHAKARLATGANFYIVGRDPAGMPHPDEKRDLYDHSHGRKVLTMAPGLGRFEIVPFRVAAYNKTTKKMDFYDPENHDNFEFISGTRMRRTAREGESLPEGFMAPKAWDVLVQYYQSLPKAT
- the asak gene encoding ATP sulfurylase/APS kinase isoform X1, which encodes MASATANHGDDIQEKPPMSSNIVYQQHHVSRDERGQVMGKGAFRGCTVWFTGLSGAGKSTLSMKLEEYLCSKGIPAYSLDGDNIRHGLNKDLGFAPADREENIRRIGEVAKLFADAGVVCLVSFISPYRKDRQSARRVHNKSNLPFIEVFVDTPLQVCEGRDVKGLYKKARQGQIKGFTGIDSPYEPPENAEVVTKTADMPVEDCMMLVVKELMERNIIPCETTLPVMELFTSHSQVGKKRAEAEALPSIDITKLDMQWLQVLSEGWATPLTGFMREREFLQCQHFGCLLKNEPINQSVPIVLPVHSADKERVENAEAIALKYDGQVKAILHKPEFYPHLKEERCSRQWGTSNKGHPHIKMIMESGDWLCGGDIEVLERITWGDGLDKYRMTPLELRAKFKSMNADAVFAFQLRNPVHNGHALLMQDTKRKLVERGFKNPVLLLHPLGGWTKSDDVPLDVRMKQHSAVLEEGVLDPQSTVVAIFPAPMMYAGPTEVQWHAKARLATGANFYIVGRDPAGMPHPDEKRDLYDHSHGRKVLTMAPGLGRFEIVPFRVAAYNKTTKKMDFYDPENHDNFEFISGTRMRRTAREGESLPEGFMAPKAWDVLVQYYQSLPKAT
- the asak gene encoding ATP sulfurylase/APS kinase isoform X2, whose amino-acid sequence is MASATANHGDDIQEKPPMSSNIVYQQHHVSRDERGQVMGKGAFRGCTVWFTGLSGAGKSTLSMKLEEYLCSKGIPAYSLDGDNIRHGLNKDLGFAPADREENIRRIGEVAKLFADAGVVCLVSFISPYRKDRDGARISHNQNNLPFIEVYVDTPIMECERRDVKGLYKKARQGIIKGFTGIDSPYEPPENAEVVTKTADMPVEDCMMLVVKELMERNIIPCETTLPVMELFTSHSQVGKKRAEAEALPSIDITKLDMQWLQVLSEGWATPLTGFMREREFLQCQHFGCLLKNEPINQSVPIVLPVHSADKERVENAEAIALKYDGQVKAILHKPEFYPHLKEERCSRQWGTSNKGHPHIKMIMESGDWLCGGDIEVLERITWGDGLDKYRMTPLELRAKFKSMNADAVFAFQLRNPVHNGHALLMQDTKRKLVERGFKNPVLLLHPLGGWTKSDDVPLDVRMKQHSAVLEEGVLDPQSTVVAIFPAPMMYAGPTEVQWHAKARLATGANFYIVGRDPAGMPHPDEKRDLYDHSHGRKVLTMAPGLGRFEIVPFRVAAYNKTTKKMDFYDPENHDNFEFISGTRMRRTAREGESLPEGFMAPKAWDVLVQYYQSLPKAT